In the genome of Tachysurus vachellii isolate PV-2020 chromosome 9, HZAU_Pvac_v1, whole genome shotgun sequence, one region contains:
- the chrnb4 gene encoding neuronal acetylcholine receptor subunit beta-4 has translation MNGARTDNAASTMTRTLGTLLYAFTFVHIQSVICADSEERLMNWLLAKERYNNLIRPALNRTERVTVRLQVSLAQLISVNEREQIMTTNVWLTQNWNDYRLSWDPSEYEGIDKLRIPSRHIWLPDIVLYNNADGTYEVTVFTNAIVLFNGSIAWLPPAIYKSACKIEVKHFPFDQQNCTLKFRSWTYDHTEIDLVLKSEVASMDDFTPSGEWDILALPGRRTVNPQDPTYVDLTYDFIIKRKPLFYTINLIIPCVLITSLAILVFYLPSDCGEKMTLCISVLLALTVFLLLISKIVPPTSLDVPLIGKYLMFTMVLVTFSIITSVCVLNVHHRSPSTHTMPKWVKLVFLDKLPMLLFMRRPEGNSSRQRLRQRRHLKDKRALFGLRSRAPCKLGMSSSASVLFAASSASVLSSPGHFYSKGSSFYRKGDQRPREFLPNGNAFNQGDMRGGGGQSDLGADVQEAVDGVRYVADHMMGNDDDQSVIEDWKYVAMVVDRMFLWIFVIVCVVGTLGLFLQPVFQNQTVPVHQPNAESSRRDGM, from the exons GTGTAATCTGTGCAGACTCTGAAGAGCGTCTCATGAACTGGCTTCTGGCAAAAGAGCGTTATAACAACCTCATCAGGCCTGCTCTGAACAGAACCGAAAGAGTGACGGTGAGGCTGCAGGTCTCTCTGGCACAGCTCATCAGCGTG AACGAGAGGGAGCAAATCATGACGACAAACGTCTGGCTCACACAG aACTGGAATGATTACAGACTATCATGGGACCCATCTGAATATGAGGGAATCGACAAGCTCCGAATTCCCTCCAGACACATCTGGCTACCTGACATTGTATTATACAATAA CGCCGATGGCACGTATGAGGTGACGGTCTTCACCAACGCTATTGTGCTGTTTAACGGCAGCATCGCCTGGCTTCCTCCTGCCATCTACAAGAGCGCCTGCAAGATTGAGGTCAAGCACTTCCCCTTTGATCAGCAAAACTGCACGCTAAAGTTCCGCTCATGGACATACGACCACACAGAGATTGATCTTGTCTTAAAGTCTGAGGTGGCCAGTATGGACGATTTCACTCCTAGTGGAGAGTGGGACATTTTAGCTCTGCCGGGAAGGAGGACAGTCAACCCTCAGGACCCGACTTACGTAGACCTGACGTATGATTTTATCATTAAGCGAAAACCTCTCTTCTACACCATCAACCTCATCATCCCGTGTGTTTTAATCACCTCGCTGGCCATCCTAGTTTTCTACTTACCCTCAGATTGTGGTGAGAAGATGACCCTGTGCATCTCTGTTCTCCTGGCCCTCACAGTTTTCCTGTTATTGATCTCCAAAATTGTTCCTCCTACATCCCTGGATGTCCCTCTAATTGGCAAGTACCTGATGTTCACCATGGTGTTGGTGACGTTCTCCATTATCACAAGTGTATGTGTGCTCAATGTGCATCATCGATCCCCTAGTACTCACACTATGCCAAAATGGGTGAAGCTGGTCTTCCTGGACAAACTTCCCATGTTGCTTTTTATGCGAAGGCCTGAAGGGAACTCGTCTCGGCAGAGGCTACGTCAGCGGAGGCATCTCAAAGATAAGAGAGCTCTGTTTGGGCTTAGAAGTCGAGCTCCCTGCAAGTTGGGAATGTCCTCATCCGCCTCGGTCTTGTTTGCTGCATCTTCAGCATCAGTTCTGTCTTCACCAGGACACTTTTACAGCAAAGGAAGCAGCTTTTACAGAAAAGGTGATCAGCGCCCTAGAGAGTTCCTGCCCAATGGCAACGCCTTCAACCAGGGAGACATGAGAGGAGGTGGAGGACAATCAGACCTGGGTGCTGATGTTCAAGAAGCAGTGGATGGAGTTCGCTATGTAGCTGACCACATGATGGGAAATGATGATGACCAGAGT GTTATTGAAGACTGGAAGTATGTTGCCATGGTGGTGGATCGGATGTTTCTGTGGATctttgtaattgtgtgtgtggttgggacATTGGGCCTTTTCCTTCAGCCAGTCTTCCAGAACCAGACAGTTCCTGTCCATCAGCCGAATGCTGAATCTTCTAGAAGGGATGGGATGTAA